In Sphingomonas sp. Leaf357, a single genomic region encodes these proteins:
- the secD gene encoding protein translocase subunit SecD: MLDFPRWKVLSILGLLGALMLLAVPSFLPQSMTDKWGSFPHSRVNLGLDLAGGSYLLLEADTSELARTRLDNMRNSIADAMKAAPAIQTGDIVNDGTKLSFLLRDVTQLDAARERLNKLTGGAGMTGQRDWDLSVVDASRIVMTPTKAGFDQAVKEAMSTTTDVVRTRIDKLGTREPTIIGQGTNRIVVQVPGLNDPTALKELLGKTAKLEFKMVDETRVDPTTNAIPVGSQLLNYTDGGPQGKILVKRRAILTGDQLVSASQGFKQEDNQPIVNFAFDSAGGKTFARVTQENIGKRFAVVVDNQVISAPRINTAILGGAGYIEGSFTVASANNLAISLSSGKLSVSLKVIEERTVGPDLGADSIHKGILASVIAVVAVIIFMLVTYGRFGVYANIAVVINVIIIVGVLAMLKGTLTLPGIAGFVLTIGTAVDANVLINERIREERRRGRKVVQAVELGYKEASRTIFEANVTHAISGVIMLLLGSGPVKGFAVVLLIGICTSVFTAVVFTRMMVALWLRKNRPTDINI, translated from the coding sequence ATGCTCGATTTCCCGCGTTGGAAAGTGCTGTCGATCCTGGGCCTGCTCGGTGCGCTGATGCTGCTCGCCGTCCCCAGCTTCCTGCCCCAATCGATGACCGACAAATGGGGCAGCTTCCCCCATTCGCGGGTCAATCTCGGTCTTGATCTGGCGGGCGGATCGTACCTGCTGCTGGAAGCGGACACGTCCGAACTGGCGCGCACGCGGCTGGACAACATGCGCAACAGCATCGCCGATGCGATGAAGGCGGCGCCGGCGATCCAGACCGGCGACATCGTCAACGACGGGACCAAGCTGAGCTTTCTGCTGCGCGACGTGACTCAGCTGGATGCGGCACGCGAGCGGCTGAACAAGCTGACCGGCGGCGCGGGCATGACCGGGCAGCGCGACTGGGATCTGAGCGTCGTCGATGCCTCGCGCATCGTGATGACGCCGACCAAGGCCGGCTTCGACCAGGCCGTCAAAGAGGCGATGAGCACCACGACCGACGTAGTGCGCACGCGCATCGACAAGCTCGGCACGCGCGAACCGACGATCATCGGCCAGGGCACCAATCGCATCGTCGTGCAGGTGCCGGGGCTGAACGACCCGACCGCGCTGAAGGAGTTGCTCGGCAAGACCGCCAAGCTCGAATTTAAGATGGTCGACGAGACTCGGGTCGATCCGACCACCAACGCGATTCCGGTCGGCAGCCAGTTGCTGAACTATACCGATGGCGGGCCGCAGGGTAAGATCCTGGTCAAGCGTCGCGCGATCCTGACCGGCGATCAATTGGTCAGCGCGAGCCAGGGGTTCAAGCAGGAAGACAACCAGCCGATCGTCAACTTCGCGTTCGACAGCGCCGGCGGCAAGACGTTCGCGCGGGTCACGCAGGAGAATATCGGCAAACGCTTCGCCGTGGTGGTCGACAACCAGGTGATCTCCGCGCCGCGCATCAACACCGCGATCCTGGGCGGGGCGGGCTATATCGAGGGCAGCTTCACCGTCGCCTCGGCCAACAATCTCGCCATCTCGCTCAGTTCGGGCAAGCTGTCGGTGTCGCTGAAGGTGATCGAGGAACGTACCGTCGGCCCGGATCTCGGCGCGGATTCGATCCACAAGGGTATCCTGGCCTCGGTCATCGCGGTCGTCGCGGTGATCATCTTCATGCTCGTCACCTATGGGCGCTTCGGCGTCTATGCGAACATCGCCGTGGTCATCAACGTGATCATCATCGTCGGCGTGCTGGCGATGCTGAAGGGCACGCTGACGCTGCCGGGCATCGCCGGCTTCGTGCTGACGATCGGTACCGCGGTGGACGCCAACGTGCTGATCAACGAGCGCATCCGCGAGGAACGCCGCCGTGGCCGCAAGGTCGTGCAGGCGGTCGAACTCGGCTACAAGGAAGCGAGCCGGACGATCTTCGAGGCGAACGTGACGCATGCGATCTCGGGCGTGATCATGCTGCTGCTCGGCTCCGGCCCGGTGAAGGGCTTCGCGGTCGTGCTGCTGATCGGCATCTGCACCTCGGTGTTCACCGCCGTCGTCTTCACCCGGATGATGGTCGCCTTGTGGTTGCGCAAGAACCGCCCCACCGACATCAACATTTGA
- the yajC gene encoding preprotein translocase subunit YajC — translation MLIPQAYAQTATGAAANGGALGMFASIAPLLLVFVVFYFLMIRPQQKRVKAQAAAIDAVKKGDSVVTAGGILGKVTKVEERFVEIEIAPTVKVKVVKATLSDVTGAGTAKPAND, via the coding sequence ATGTTGATCCCCCAAGCCTATGCCCAGACCGCGACCGGCGCGGCCGCCAATGGCGGCGCCCTCGGCATGTTCGCGAGCATCGCGCCGTTGCTGCTCGTCTTCGTCGTGTTCTACTTCCTGATGATCCGCCCGCAGCAGAAGCGCGTCAAGGCGCAGGCCGCGGCGATCGACGCGGTGAAGAAGGGTGATTCGGTCGTCACCGCCGGCGGCATCCTGGGCAAGGTGACCAAGGTCGAGGAGCGGTTCGTCGAGATCGAGATCGCGCCGACCGTGAAGGTGAAGGTCGTCAAGGCGACGCTGAGCGACGTGACCGGTGCCGGCACCGCCAAGCCCGCGAACGACTGA
- a CDS encoding holin family protein → MSIIAGIIGPIAGLIDKIIPDPKARDAAKLELLKLEGSQEMEQVRTQLSAIVAEAGSADPWTSRARPSFLYVMYALLLWAIPMGLIAAVQPEMAKHIAGGMNAYLAGIPEPLYALFGTGYLGYTVARSWGKAKGVEK, encoded by the coding sequence ATGAGCATCATCGCAGGCATCATCGGCCCGATCGCCGGGCTGATCGACAAGATCATCCCCGATCCCAAGGCGCGCGACGCGGCCAAGCTGGAATTGCTGAAACTGGAAGGCAGCCAGGAAATGGAGCAGGTGCGCACGCAGCTCTCGGCGATCGTCGCCGAGGCGGGGTCGGCCGATCCCTGGACGAGCAGGGCGCGGCCCAGCTTCCTCTACGTGATGTATGCGCTGTTGCTATGGGCGATCCCGATGGGCCTGATCGCCGCCGTGCAGCCGGAAATGGCGAAGCATATCGCCGGCGGCATGAACGCCTATCTCGCCGGCATCCCGGAGCCGCTCTATGCGCTCTTCGGCACCGGCTATCTCGGCTACACCGTGGCGCGCAGCTGGGGCAAGGCGAAGGGCGTGGAGAAATAG
- a CDS encoding alpha/beta fold hydrolase, producing MKARANGIELEYESFGDDAAPAVLLIMGLGAQLTRWPMPFVEALVARGYRVIRYDNRDIGLSQKLDSAGVPSIAGLLVARLFRYRPRVPYLLDDMAADAAGLLDALGIERAHIIGASMGGMIAQMFAAAYPERTRTLMSIMSSTGNPALPAADREAMAVLTKRPKTKDLDAIIAFGVRAEKTIGSPGYPVDDAVVRANVTRDVTRSMSPAGFARQMAAIVASGDRRKALATITAPTLVLHGTDDPLVPIAAGRDTAKTIPGATMVEVPGMGHNMPDALIPVVVEAFEGLVARAGVRV from the coding sequence ATGAAGGCCAGAGCGAACGGCATCGAACTCGAATATGAGAGCTTCGGCGACGATGCCGCGCCGGCGGTGCTGCTGATCATGGGGCTGGGCGCGCAGCTGACGCGCTGGCCGATGCCGTTCGTCGAGGCGCTGGTGGCGCGCGGCTACCGCGTGATCCGCTACGACAATCGCGACATCGGCCTGTCCCAGAAGCTGGACTCGGCGGGCGTGCCGAGCATCGCCGGGCTGCTGGTGGCGCGCTTATTCCGCTATCGCCCGCGCGTGCCGTATCTGCTGGACGATATGGCGGCGGATGCGGCGGGGCTGCTCGATGCGCTGGGGATCGAGCGCGCGCATATCATCGGCGCGTCGATGGGCGGGATGATCGCGCAGATGTTCGCCGCCGCGTATCCCGAACGGACGCGCACGCTGATGTCGATCATGTCCTCGACCGGCAATCCGGCGCTGCCCGCGGCCGATCGCGAGGCGATGGCGGTGCTGACCAAACGGCCGAAGACGAAGGATCTCGACGCGATCATCGCCTTCGGCGTCCGAGCCGAAAAGACGATCGGCAGCCCGGGCTATCCGGTGGACGATGCGGTGGTCCGCGCCAACGTGACGCGCGACGTGACACGATCGATGAGCCCGGCGGGCTTCGCGCGGCAGATGGCGGCGATCGTCGCCAGCGGCGACCGGCGCAAGGCGCTTGCCACGATCACCGCGCCCACCCTGGTGCTGCACGGCACGGACGACCCTTTGGTGCCGATCGCCGCCGGCCGCGACACCGCCAAGACGATCCCCGGCGCGACGATGGTCGAGGTGCCGGGCATGGGGCACAACATGCCCGACGCGCTGATCCCGGTGGTGGTGGAGGCGTTCGAGGGGCTGGTGGCGCGAGCGGGGGTGCGGGTCTGA